From Paenibacillus sp. FSL H8-0537:
AATCGACAGGAAGTAAGGATCAATATCCTCATGTTCAAGCGTAAAGCTCAGCAATAAGCCAATTTGCAGCTGTGAACGCTGGCTTTCTTGCTTGAGCCGTTTAAGACGCGATGGCTTGTACTGCAACTTTTCCGCTATCGCGAATATGCGCGCACGCGTCTCTTCGCCGACAGCGAGCGTCATATCGTTGTTGAGCACACGTGACACCGTCGCGGCAGACACCTCCGCCATAGCCGCAATTTCTTTAATCGTTGCCATTTCCTCCACCACATTCGTTTAGTTAATAAATTTACTAAATAACTTCCGCTTTATTTTAGCAAATTTCTTGGTATACAACAAGCCTTGTCTTAAAGAACGAAAAAAGAGCCTGCCCTTGTACGGGAAGCTCCTGCTAGCTTTTCCTTATTTTACTCATAACCGACTTAACTTACTCTCATCTAAGGCATACAAGCCTTAAGACACATGCTTGTGGTAAAGTTCGATGAAACACTCAGCCGTAACCGGCGGGCTATAAATATAGCCTTGTACCAGGTCGCATTTATGCTGGCGAATAATTTGCAGCTCCTCGTCCGTTTCGACGCCTTCTGTCACAACCTTCATGTTCAGGTTGTGGGCGATTACAACCAACGATTTAAAAATCATTTGCTTCTTGAAATCCGAGACGATGTCATGGATAAACGATTTATCCAGCTTCAGATAATGCAGTGGAATGTTCTGCAAATAGCTAAGGGACGAATAACCCGTTCCAAAATCATCCAGAGAAAGCCGAATGCCAAGCTGCTGCAGCTCGCGCAATATTTTAAGCGTATGATCGGGATTATCCATAAATATCGTCTCCGTCAGCTCAAGCTCAATTTGCTCTGGGCGGACGGAGGCTTCCGTAATAATGGATTGGATCGTCTCCACGATATGCTTTTGCTGAAATTGCAGCATTGACATATTGACGCTGACCGTCAGCGCTGTGACGCCTTGCTGCTCCCACATTTTAATTTGTTTGCATGCTGTTCGCAGCACCCATTCCCCGAGCGGAATAATGAAGCCTGTCTTCTCGGCAAGCGGGATGAAATCAAGCGGCGAGATCATGCCAAACTCCGGATGGCGCCAGCGGATCAAAGCTTCGGCTCCGTATATTTGTCCGGATTTCAAATCCACCTTTGGCTGGTAATACAATACGAATTGCTCGCCTTCAAGAGCAGGGAACAGACCGTTCTCCAGCTCCTGCTCCCGCTTTGAAACATCCTTCATCGATGGAGAGTACAGCCTGCTTGTATTGCGCTGCTTCTTAGCGACAAAAAGCGCCGTGTCTGCCTCCTTGACCATACGGTCGCCGGTTTCCACCGTCAGCTCGTGCTGCAAGCTAATGCCAATACTTGCGGTTATGTAAAAAAGCCTGTCATTCAATTGGATAGGTTCAGCAATCGCAAACAAAATATCATCGGCTACAAGCAGCAGCGGATTCATATGATTCACATCATTCAGAAGCACGACAAATTCATCTCCACCAAAACGGAACACCTGGCCATTGGCACCAATGGTCTGTTTAAGTCGGTCTGCAAACTGCTTGAGCAGTTGGTCGCCCATTGCATAATCGAGCGTATCGTTAATAACTTTAAAGCGATCCAAATCGATATAAAGCAGCGCTGCCTGCTTGCTGCTGCTGTACAGCACGGTATGTATTTGCTCAATATGACGCGTATAGCCATAACGATTGGGCAAGCCCGTTAGCAAATCATGAGTCGCTTGAAATTCGATCAGTTCCTCGCTCGCCTTGCGATGATCAATCATGCGATTGAACTGCTGCGCCATAAATTCGAACTCGTCCTTCGTGTCAATGTCCAGCTTCTGGTTCGTGTCGCCCTCCACTAGCGCTGAGGACACGTGCACCACTTTGCGGATGTTTTGGAGCACGATTTTGCGAATGAGCAGTATCATAAGCATCGTTGTGAAAATAAAAGCAACCAGGGAAATGATAATGGTGTTGCTTAAGCCTTTATAATAGTCCTTGAGCATATTGCCCTTCGGAATGATCGTTTCAAAATACCAGGTTTGATCCTTTATATGTATCGGGTTAAGCAGCCTCATTACAGTCCCGCTCACCATAGGGTCGGAGGTATACATAATGGTCAGGGCCTGCTCCTTCAGCTCCTCTAAAGATTTGCCATCCGGCAAAGGCAAGTAGGGCTTGGATACCAGCGCGCGATCGAGCCCATTAGCAAGGTAGCTGTCACCAGCCGTAATCATCGTCGCGTAGCCGCCCATAGGACGAATTTTCTCCACTTCCTGCTGCACCATGTCGAGCGAAATATCCGCTCCAACGACACCTAGAAAGTTGCCCTCATCATCCAAAATCGGATAAACAAACGACGAAATTAAAATCCGCTCGCCGTTAATATCATAATAATAAGGCTCCAATAAAGCGAATTTCTTCGTCTGCTTAGGAATTTGGTAGTAGTCCCCATCGCCGACCTGCTCATAGTTCTTATTTGGGTAAGCAACGATCCTATCGGCTTGACGCACAATATAGGGAACAAAACGTCCCGTCTCATCATCATAGCTGCTTTTATTGCGAAAATTCCCATCCCGATTATCGAACGCATTAGGCTCCCAAACCGTAAAAACACCAAGTATATAAGGCTGTTCCCGCACAAAATTTTCAATAAGCCTGACTGCCTCTGTGCGGTCAGCCATCTTATATTCCTTCATTTGCTGCAAGGATTGCTGCAGGCCTTCAAGTCTAATTAGGGCATCATTTATCTCTAAGGACATCTTGCTTATGTAAGCATTGGACTGGTTTTGCGCAACCAGTTCCCCTTGGCGCAAGCTAACGTCGTACAGCTTCATTAATTGAATGGAAGCAAGCAAAGTGAAAGACAGGATCATGAGGGCTCCCAATGTAAAAATTAATTTATGCGCAATACCAACCCTCATTGTTTTCAAGTGCCTATCCTCCTCCAAATGAAGCTGCTTATAGAATCGACGAATTTTGCCAAATTATGATATAGTTCTAGTATACTTGACGCATTAATCCAAACACAACGCCAAATTAATTTAATATTTTAAATTGCCGCGACAAATTGCGACAATTATTGTCGAATCTCAAATTAACTGCTTTATTACCTGAAAAAAAGCTGTTTTCCCTAAATTCCCGCTTGGCTGCTAATGTGCTTAAATCTGTATTCCTCTGCCTCATCTTCTGTTATTGCCGAAAGCTCCCTTACAGAAGATGGGAGCTTTCGCGCTTTCCGGCTTTACTTGGGTAGGGCCTATCGAACCTGTTTCCTACTAGGAAAATATGACCATTTTAACGCCTGCTATCGTCTGCCGCGTCTTTGGAACGTTGAAACTTGCGAATATCCTCGCGCAGCTGCTCGGCGGTTCTTCCTTCTGTTTCAAGGCCATACTCTTTCGCTGCTTGGCGCAGCATTTCCAGACGCTTAGCCCGATTCTCCGCTTTGAAAGCTTCCCACTTCGCTGGATCTTTTTCCTTCGCCGCCTTCAGCTCGCCTTTTAATTGCTCGGAGGTCTTGCCTTCAACAGCAATGCCGAAATATTCAGCCATATAACGAAGCTTGGCTAGACGATACTGCTCATGGCCCAGCGCGTGCTCGCGATGATGCTTTTTATGCTCCTCGTGAAAATGGCCCTTGGCAGCTGGCAGTCTGTCAGGCTGCTGCTCCGCCTTTGGCTGGGCTGGCTCTGCGGCATAGGCTGCGGGCGCCATTATGGCTGCCGCGAGCAGGCATGCCGCTGCTGACCGCACTATTTTTGACTTGTTCATCCCTCGGACACAACCTTTCTGCTGAGCATAAGCGAAGAAATAAATTTCTATTGTCAGAAGCCTTTCATCGCCATGCCTAAGTTCATGATGCAAGGGGGCGAATTTCGCTTCAGCCCCTTACTTGGTTATTTTGTCCATCAGCGATTTAACATAATCAAGAGGATAGCGGAAGCAGCATAAAAAGACGCCAGAGCCTCTGCTCTGACGTCTGACGTTCTTACTATTGGCTGGCTGGATTGCTTTATGCCCCAGATGAAGCGCCGTTCTCCAGCTGCGAAAGCTCGGCAATCAGCTCTTCCCGGGAAAAATGCTCGCCAATAAACACGGCTACATCATTGACTTTCCCCTGCGGTGTTATTTTCATAAAATCGCTTTCCCCATAGGCATATTGAAACAAAAAACGGCTCGCTGTATCCGTGAACGTAACGATACCCTTCGCCCGGTACACCTGCTCCGGCAGATTGTTCAGCAGCGCCTCAAACTGGACACTATCAACAGGCCCCTGTAAATAATGGGTCAGCGCCATTACATGGTCATGCGAATGATGGTGATGCGCGTGCGGCTCTTCCTGCTCATGCGAATGATGGTGATGGATATGATCCTCATCATGCTCATGGGAACAGCCTGGACCACAGGCATGTGCAGCTTCTGCGTGCTCCTGGTTTGCAGGCTGCAGCAAAGCGGAAGAGCCTGCAGCCGCCGCTTGCTGGGCATCCAGCCAAGACCACTCGTCTATGATGCAGCGCATCGTTGCAACGATCTGGGCATGGGTGTTCAGCTCCCGCAGCGCCTGCTGCGCTTCAACCAGCTGCTCCGGCTCCAGCTTGTCCACCTTATTGAGCAGCAAAAAGCTCGCGCAGCGAATCTGGTCCTGCATCAGCTTAAGCGTGCGTCCTTTGCCGGCACGAGTTCGCCTTAACAGCTCGGGGCCATCTACGACCGTAATGACCGCTCTCAGGTCAATGCGCATATACATGGCCGCTTCCGTCACGCCATCCAAAATTTCCATCGGATTCGCCGCACCCGTCGATTCAATGACGATGATATCAGGCTGATGCTCATCCATCAGCAGCTTCATCTCCAAGCTCAAGTCACCGCGAATCGTGCAGCAAATACAGCCGCCCAGCATTTCGGCCATCGGCACTTCGTCTCCGACTTCTTGCCCATCCAAATTAATATCGCCCAGCTCATTCATAATGACAGCTGCTTTCTTACCCTCAGCCTGCCAGTAATCGAGCATGCGCTTTAACAGCGTCGTCTTGCCGCTGCCGAGAAACCCAGTCAGCAAATAGATCGGTACTGGCGGTTTGCTATTTTCCATCTTCAAAACTCCCGTATCCATTATCGTCCTTCTACATAAGCTTTATTATATCGTAATTGTTACGTTGTCGCACCCTAAATGCGGCTCCAGCTATGTAAAAGCCCGGAGCGCGGGATGCTCCGGGACGATTAAGCCTATTTCATGATTTTGCACGCTTTGGAAATGATGCAAAACCTTATAAAGTTAAGAGACATGTCGGCAGACATCAATAATCATTCATTAGATGAAAGCGCGAGTGATGATAACAAGTAGAATGAAAAGGACGAGAATTGCTCCTACGTTAGTGAAGGGGCTGCAGCCGTGGCCGTAGCCTGCACCTGCTAAATTGTAGCTCATTTGTTCAACTCCTTTTTGTTCAGATATACGTTCCTGCGGCCCAGCGCCTAGCCCGGCACCGAGCCGCCTGATCCTATAACTGGACTATAGCCAGCAAGCGCGAGTAATAATAACAAGCAGGATGAAAAGTACGAGAATCGATCCTACGCTTGTAAAAGCTCCGCCTACACCATGAGGGGCACAGCCAGTTCCAGCGTTTGCCACATTGTAGCTCATTTGTCCATCTCCTTTGGTTGAAGTACACAGTATCCTATGGACGAAATGGCGAAACGGTATAGGCGCTTGCAAGAAATGTGCGTTTGCCCTGTTCGCAGGCGACCTGCTGGCTTAAGGAGTCTTTTATGCAAAAACCTTGTCAAATCCAGCCTTTGAGCGACTTAGCAGCTCATCCGGCGTTTCCTCAGGAGCAGTCCGGGTCAATATCTCCTGGACAACTGGCCCCTTGTAGCCGATGTCTGCGAGCGCGGCAAGAAAGCCTTTCAGGTCAATAATCCCTTCACCTGGGTATAGACGGTCATTATCCAGCAGCTCATCGACAGGCAGGTCGCGGGCATCATTGATGTGGACATGAACAACCTGATCAGCTCTGAGGCCTCGCAAATGCTCCGGCGTAAAGCCCGTCGTATGGCAATGATAAGCGTCCACCAGCAAGCCAACATTGGGCCGATTAATCGCCGAGATAAGCGCAAGCGTCTCCTCAACCGTCCATAT
This genomic window contains:
- a CDS encoding EAL domain-containing protein, translated to MRVGIAHKLIFTLGALMILSFTLLASIQLMKLYDVSLRQGELVAQNQSNAYISKMSLEINDALIRLEGLQQSLQQMKEYKMADRTEAVRLIENFVREQPYILGVFTVWEPNAFDNRDGNFRNKSSYDDETGRFVPYIVRQADRIVAYPNKNYEQVGDGDYYQIPKQTKKFALLEPYYYDINGERILISSFVYPILDDEGNFLGVVGADISLDMVQQEVEKIRPMGGYATMITAGDSYLANGLDRALVSKPYLPLPDGKSLEELKEQALTIMYTSDPMVSGTVMRLLNPIHIKDQTWYFETIIPKGNMLKDYYKGLSNTIIISLVAFIFTTMLMILLIRKIVLQNIRKVVHVSSALVEGDTNQKLDIDTKDEFEFMAQQFNRMIDHRKASEELIEFQATHDLLTGLPNRYGYTRHIEQIHTVLYSSSKQAALLYIDLDRFKVINDTLDYAMGDQLLKQFADRLKQTIGANGQVFRFGGDEFVVLLNDVNHMNPLLLVADDILFAIAEPIQLNDRLFYITASIGISLQHELTVETGDRMVKEADTALFVAKKQRNTSRLYSPSMKDVSKREQELENGLFPALEGEQFVLYYQPKVDLKSGQIYGAEALIRWRHPEFGMISPLDFIPLAEKTGFIIPLGEWVLRTACKQIKMWEQQGVTALTVSVNMSMLQFQQKHIVETIQSIITEASVRPEQIELELTETIFMDNPDHTLKILRELQQLGIRLSLDDFGTGYSSLSYLQNIPLHYLKLDKSFIHDIVSDFKKQMIFKSLVVIAHNLNMKVVTEGVETDEELQIIRQHKCDLVQGYIYSPPVTAECFIELYHKHVS
- a CDS encoding GTP-binding protein, with product MENSKPPVPIYLLTGFLGSGKTTLLKRMLDYWQAEGKKAAVIMNELGDINLDGQEVGDEVPMAEMLGGCICCTIRGDLSLEMKLLMDEHQPDIIVIESTGAANPMEILDGVTEAAMYMRIDLRAVITVVDGPELLRRTRAGKGRTLKLMQDQIRCASFLLLNKVDKLEPEQLVEAQQALRELNTHAQIVATMRCIIDEWSWLDAQQAAAAGSSALLQPANQEHAEAAHACGPGCSHEHDEDHIHHHHSHEQEEPHAHHHHSHDHVMALTHYLQGPVDSVQFEALLNNLPEQVYRAKGIVTFTDTASRFLFQYAYGESDFMKITPQGKVNDVAVFIGEHFSREELIAELSQLENGASSGA
- a CDS encoding YjcZ family sporulation protein, with protein sequence MSYNLAGAGYGHGCSPFTNVGAILVLFILLVIITRAFI
- a CDS encoding YjcZ family sporulation protein codes for the protein MSYNVANAGTGCAPHGVGGAFTSVGSILVLFILLVIITRACWL